Genomic window (Jeotgalibaca ciconiae):
AGGGCCGACTGGCATAACAAAAATTGAAAAAATATACTCTGGGGCAGGTTTAACGCCAATATTATCGCCAACACCGATCAGATAAGGGCGAATATAAAGCGTACTTCCAGATTCGTAAGGAGGAACCCATGCTTCGTTTGCACGAACAACCTGTTTTACAGCATCAACAAATCGTTCCACCGGAAAAGCAGGCATCATCAGGCGTTCACAACTTTTTTCCATACGTTTCGCATTTTCGTCTGGACGGAACAGCTGAATTCTTCCATCCTTCGTACGGTAAGCTTTTAATCCTTCAAAGCATGATTGTCCATAGTGCAAGGCAGTAGAACCTTCACTAATTGTTACGGTGTTTTCTGTAACCAATTTTCCTTCATCCCACGAGCCTTCTTTCCAATGGGATATAAAACGATAATCAGTTTTCATATAAGAAAATCCAAGATTTTTCCAATCTAAATCTACTAATTCTTTCTTTTCAGTCATCATTTCTCTTCCTCCTAATGTATCCTCTTAATAGCATTTTGTGTAAAAAATAAAAGATGGACTGCTTGTAAAAGCGGGCCCATCTTACAACAAGAGCCCTTATTCAACAAGAATAGGACTCTAATTTTTGTAATATTACAAAAAAGAATCCTATGGCTCAATATTCACAATAATGACAGAGAAAGATACCAATTGACTTTTACATGGTTTGTTTCGAGTATTCATTGCCATTCCATTAGAATTCATCATAAATGGTACCTCCCTTCTATCATCTATTCCGTTATCGATTATGTTGCTATTCTATATTTTCGATAAGAATAAGTCAACCTTTTTCTAATTAATATTTAATAAAAAACAATTCTTAACGATTTCGGACCCGTTTGGACCAAAAACCACCGTGAATATATTTAGGATCGGAGGAATAGATAAAAGCTTTCTCGTCAACTTCTAGAACTTTGTTTATCAAATCTCTTTCATTTTTACGAGTTGAAAGAACGTGGAGCATCTTTCTTTCGCCATCTTTTCCATAAGCATTTACGATTGTAACACCATATCCCGCTTCGCGTAATTTCTGTGTCATAGAAGTTGTCGGATCCGATGTCATGACCGTCACCATTGTATAACCGAGTGCTAACCAATCTTCTATTTTAATTCCCAAACCAATTCCAACCCCATAGCCAATGGCATAGGCTGCCAGATTCAATGGATTATCAAGACTGCTCATCACGATACTCAAACCTGTCACATAAATAACGATTTCTACCATACTTAACAAGGGGGCTAAAATCCGGTACCCTTTCATTGTCAGCATGAAACGAATGGTACTCAAAGTGACATAAACAAAACTAATCATAAAAATTTTGACAATTAAACTAAAATCCATACTTCACCCCTACATTAAATCTGCAGCTAATATTTTTATTGGTTTGCTGGGAAATCCACATACTCATTTGTAATAATATCTAATTCTTGAACGTTTCCAGTCTCATCGTCATATTTGAAGAAGCCTCTTGAACTCGATACCTCTTCGCCGTTTTCACGAATATTGATCGTAACAATTTGTTCCTCAACACCATCGATGATATAGAGATATTCTTCTCCTTCTTCAAGGCCTGTTAGTTCAGTCAGCTTTTCTTTTGCTCTTTCAATCTTTGCTGCTTCATCTTGGTTCAACTCTGTACGCGATTCTTCATCCACAATGGATTCGGATTCCTCAACTGAACTTGAATCAACGTTTTCTTGTGTTTCAGTAGATTCACTGGACTGCGATTCAATAGTAGATTCTACTGTCTCTGTCGTTTCTGAATTACTTTCAATTACACCAGAATCATTGTCCAGCGTACCTCCACAAGCTGCCAGTAATAATGAAGCTCCGATTACGAACGTAAATTTTTTTAATTGATCCATATTTTCCCTGCTTTCTTTTTCATCACTATTTTCATTATACTATTTCATAACCACTTCATGCTACCGTTTAATTTATTCCATAATCTTCTCTTCGCATATCAAACTCCGAAACATGCGCAGGACCACGCATAATTTCTCGAACAATATTTAACACGCCCTCTTCATTTCCTTTGATTTTCCAACGAACCAATTGAATGGTTTCCCCTTCCAACTCAATGGCAGTAATAATGGTTGGATACACACAACAGCCAAGGTTAAAGTAAGGCAAAGCATCTTTTTTTGGAAATTTAAAACGATGGGTATGTCCACAAATCAGCATCATTTTATTTTCTTCAATCCATTTAGAATAATTTTTTTCAATTTTATGCCGGCGATAAATATTTTTTACCGGACTAACCGGATTTCGGATTCCAAAAGCATGCAGGAAACGCCAGAAATATTTCAAGGACAACATTGTAAAAATCCACAGTTGATCATTTGGAGCGTCCCCCTGATGTCCATGAACCGTCAGAATTTCTTGCCCAGTTTCAGGATGTTTGAGAACTAATGCTTCAATCGGCTCGATTCCCTTTAAGAAATCAAAAAAAGTTTCCGAATACTCATCATAGTTTGTATAGTAATGCTCCTCGACATAGGATTTGTTTTTTATATAAATATTATGGTTTCCATACATCATAATAAATCGGTCATCATCATAAAACTTCTTTATCGTTGAAAAAACTTCTGGATGAGCATTTTTAATCAATTTAGCATCTTGGTATTCCCACAGCTCATCACCATCACCAGCTTCTACGTAAGTAAAGCCGTTCTTATAGTAATAATCAATTGCATGCTGAAAAATATTCCTATTGCGAGTAAATTCATCCGACATACTGCCATCCCCACGATGGTGGTCACTAATAAACACATATTTGGTTGTTTTATCGAACTTTTCTACCCTTGCAGTCTTGTAAGCACCTGTTAATCGTTGCTTCGTAAACATATTTTTTCACTCCCTATTCGTTTTCTTACGTTTTTGAGCAAAAAATAACGTTGATACTTATAGTATACTGGAATAAGTAAGAAATTTAAAACAACTCGAAAATGCATGAGGGAAAAAACAAACTAAAGCAATGACATGATGCGCCATCTAACACCTTTTAAAAACGATGAGAACCTACTATGAAATAGGCAGATTTCAACTATCATACTAACGAGAAGCATAGTAGGATTATAGAAAAGGAGGCAGTCCCGCCTTGGAAGCTAGGACATCGATGGTAAAAAACTTATACTGCTCTACTAAGAAAAGCGGACAAGTCCGCCTTGGCCTATGAAAAAATAGGAAATTTGACCCTGGATGAGCAGCGAAGCGCGCAATGGGGCAAATTTATCTTTTTTTCACTAGGTCAGGACTTGGGAGCTAGACATTGATGGCTGAACTTATAATCCCCTAGTCTATAAGAAAAGCGGACAAGTCCGCCTTGGCCTATGAAAAAATAGGAAATTTGACCCTGAATGAGCAGCGGAGCGCGCAATGGGGTAAATTTATCTTTTTTTCACTAGGTCAGGACTTGGGAGCTAGACATTGATGGCTGAACTTATAATCCCCTAGTCTATAAAAAAACAAGAACCCCCTATAAACGTTGATATACAGACGTTTATAAGGGGTTCTATTTTCCTCTATTTTAACTAACTTTTAGCTATAAATGGAGATGGCGGGAATCGAACCCGCGTCCAAGCATATCGGCACTTCCAAGTCTACGCTCATAGTCAAACCATTTAGGATTCGCCGTGTGCTAGCCGTTCGACGGGCATCACACAAAGCTAACCTGATTAATCTCTTCCGATTCCTCCAGGTGGAAAGTCACGGTGTAGTCCACTGAATTTGAGACCCTTGCTTGAGTACATGGACGATACCAAGAGGATCTTAGCTAGCTGTTTTTACGCAGCGAAAGCTAAAGTGTTATTGTTTGTTTTGTCAGTTATATTTAACTGGAACGTTTTTACGTAGCCGTAACCTACGGAGCGCATCAAAAGCTCGACCTATACCTGTCGAATCCGTAACATCCCCTCGATAAAAAAATAAGGGATGCTCTTATTGAGCACCCTTAATTATACACGTTTTTCATTTTTTGTCAAATATATCATCATTCTGCCACAATCTACTGCTTATTCTTTTATAGGTATTTCATCATCAGTATCTTTGTCGCTTGGAAGAATTTTATGCGTTTCCGGTTCTTCATCTGGACCTGGGGTATGATCAGGCGCAAAGTGGGCGATACTATTAAACTTCTCCAAATGATAAAAGCCATCGTAGTAGCTGACAACTGATATACTTGCATTATCTAAATGACGATCGATTTGAAAATCAGGAATCAATGCATGGATCATATTTCGAATGGTCATACCATGCGATACTATTAAAATGTTTTGTCCGGTATCACGATGTTTATCAATTAACTTGATTAACCCTCTCTCTACCCGCAGCCAAAACATTAAATAATCTTCCGCTTCGTTATAAGGATCCATTTTGCGCAAGCCATTTAATTCTTTCATAACAGAAGTGCTGTCTGAATAATCAATTCCATTTTCATAGCCTAAAAATTGATGTAGGTTCGACCATGTTTCCGTCGCATCCAATCCTTCAAAAGAACCAAAGAAAATCTCCCGGAATTCAGGCATTGCTTTTACATTTGGCGTATCTTTATGTTCGTTTTCTTTTAAAATAATTTGAGCAGTCTCAAAGGTTCTTCTCAAATCACTACAATAAACAGCATCAAATTTTACATTTGAAAGTCCAGCGCCGCTACGCGATACATCACGTTTTCCTCTATTCGTCAAAGGAGCATCTGACCAGCCTTGCATGCGATTGTATTGGTTTAAATACGTCTCGCCATGTCTCATAAAATAAAATGTTACTCCCTTAGCCATTTTCCACCTCTTTAAAAATAATCTATTTCTTTTTAACTGTTTCAACAATATGCCCTTCTTGATAGGCAGCTAACAATTTTTGTAAATCCTGTACTTGCTGTGTTAAGCGAATGCCCACATCTGTTTCTCGTACAGTCTTCCGTTCTAATTCCTTATCTACGATTCTGCGTGTAGAAACAATATCAATTTCATTTACTAATGCGTCATGGACAGAAGTAAATGGCTGATGTGAAACAAGTTGCATGCCAAATGAATTATAAAGCAAGGTATATCCAGCCAGTCCGGTCGTATCTTGATAAGCCTTTGAAAAACCACCATCAATGACGATTAATTTGCCGTCCGCTTTTAATGGGTTTTCGCCTCTTTTTTCTTTTACTGGCGTATGTCCATTAATAATATGACCTTTTGATGGATCCAGTCCGAATTCTTCTAAAATTCGTTCACAAGTCTCGACATTGTCTCGTTCTTTGTAATAAATATTTTTTTCTTCAATATGCGTTCTTTTATCACTGATATATAGTCGCTCAAAAGTAGTCATTTTGTCTTTTCCAAATAAAGAAGAAGCTTTGCCTTCCCACTGGTACCAAATATAATCCAGGTATTCTTGATTTTCCTTTTTCCGATTTAAATATCCCTTACGCAATACATCTTCATATTTATCCAGCAAAGCTTTACCGCTATATTTTTTTTGGTTGATTGTCATCTCCATGAAGCTGCCATCTTTGTTTAGTGGGACGCATCCATGGAATAATAAATTCTCATTGTATTTTAAATACATACTGCCTCTGCTATACAGAAACTGAATATGTTTATGGAGACGTTCTGAATTCAAGAAACCATCCATTAATTTCTGAACAACGACTTCTTCTTCCTCTGTTAGCTTGTATGGATTTTTTGGATCAATCGTTGGGAAATAATCGCAAGTTAATGGATATTCTTTCCCACCAAGCATGATAGTCCCTTTCGCATAATCAATTTTCGATAAAAGCAAACGATCATCCATCTCAAATTCAGGGTGGCGCTTGATAATTTCTCCTTCTAACTTAAATTGGATAATAGAAATTGCTTGATTCATTTTGGCAATTTGACGGATTTCTTCGGGGTAAATCTTTTCTTCAGAATCTGGATTAATTTTTGGCATAAAAGGCTCATAGCGATCCTCTAAATAATTCATCTCTGAAAATAGCATCAAAGAACGCAAAGAAATTCCATAAGCATCTTCAATAATCTCTAGATTATCATAGCGGGCACAGATGCGGATAACATTCGCCATACAGGCCGCCGATCCACTCGCCGCCCCCATCCATAAGACATCATGGTTTCCCCATTGAATATCCAGCTCGTGTCCATCCATCAAAGTATCGATGATACGATCCGGGTAAGGACCCCGATCATAAATATCTCCCACCACATGCAGATGATCCACTACTAGTCGCTGAATGACATAGGCAAAAGCAGCAATCAATTCTTTTCCACGTTTTAAAGAAATTACCGTCTTAATAATCTTATCATAGTAGTCTTCTTTATTCGACATAATCGTATCTTTGAATAAAAGTTCTTCAATTATGTATGCATAATCTGACGGTAAAGCTTTCCGTACTTTTGAACGTGTATATTTTGATACAACAAAAGCACACAGTTCAGTAATTCGCGTTGTCGTTAAAATGAAAAACTCTTCGATTTCTTCTTGTGTTTCCAAAGATGAAACAATCAAATCAATTTTCTTATCTGGATAATAAATAATAGTAGCCAATTGATTCATTTCTTTGCTACTCAATCTGCCTTGGAAAATTTCTTTAATTTTTTCTTTTACGTTTCCTGAACCGTTCCTAAGTACATGCTGTACTGCATAGTACTCCCCATGCAAATCACTAATAAAGTGCTCAGTAGCTTTCGGTAAATTCATAATCGCTTCTAGATTTATTATTTCAGTCACTGTATCAGCAATTGTAGGATACTCCTTAGAAAGTAAACGTAGATACTTATCAGTTTGAACAATCATATGACTACCTCCAATTCAAGAATCATATATGTTGAATCTATATGATTCTATTTATCATAGCTTCTAAATGTGAAAATGAACAGAGAAAAATGATTTTTCATAAGATATTTTAATGAAACACATTAATTTCGTCACAAAAAAGAAAGCATAGTAAATTCTATGCCCTCTTTCAAAAATCAATGATTTTTTAATGCTCTTTCTACTTCCCGTTTCATATCTTTTTGCTTTAGTGACTCTCGCTTGTCATACTTCTTTTTCCCTTTTGCTACACCGATCAGTACTTTTGCATACCCATCTTTAATGTATACCTTTAAAGGGACAATGGTTATTCCTTGAGTTTTTGTCTGACCAGCTAACGATTGAATTTGTTTTTTATGTAACAACAATTTTCTAGATCGTATCGGGTCATGATTAAAGATATTTCCTTTTTCGAATGGGCTGATATGTACATTTTGAAGTATCGCTTCTCCGTTATGAATCGTAACGTAGCCATCCCGTATATTAATCTTTCCACCGCGGATTGACTTAATTTCAGTTCCTTTTAGCACCATTCCAGCTTCAAAAGTTTCTAAAATTGTATATTCATATCGTGCTTGCCTGTTCTGAGCTAATACTTTCCCTTCTCCCTTTGGCATCCCTTATACCTCTATTTCTCATTCAAAATTTTTATCTTCGCTTTCTTTTTCGGGTCTTCTTTTGTTCTGGTTTTGTTGAGTCTTTTCTTTTTCTTCTTGACCCTTTTAAAGCGTTCTCTGGCTTACTTGAAGATTTTTTCTTATCTTTCTTCTTGCGGCCAGTTGTCTGTATTTCTTGATTATACACTGTCAATTCATCATCTTCAACCAACGCAAAATCTATCTCTCGTGAGTCCACGTCTGCTTTCGTTACTTCAATCCGTACTTTTTGACCGATTCGGTATATGATGCCTGTACGTTCTCCCAACAATACCATGTGACTTTCCAGATAGTTAAAGTAATCCTGTTTCATGTTCGAGATGTGAATAAGCCCCTCTACTGTATTTGGCAATTCAACAAAAATACCAAATTTTGTAACAGAGCTGATCACTCCTTCGAATTGTTCGCCGACCTTATCAACCATAAACTCTGTTTTCTTCAAGGATTCTGTCTCGCGTTCTGCATCAACTGACCTACGTTCGGTTACAGAACTTTGAATGGCGATTTCTGGCAATTTATTTTCCCATTTTTCTCTTTGAGTATCTGTTTGTTCATGAAGTAAATATTGACGAAGCAAACGATGAACAATCAAATCAGGATATCGACGGATTGGTGAAGTAAAATGCGTATAATCCTTCGTAGCTAGGCCATAATGGCCAATAGGATCTGTATCGTATTTCGCTTGTTTCATACTGCGTAATAAGACACTGGAAACCACTGCATTATAGGGTTCGTTTTCAGTTTGTTTCAATACTTGTTGAAGTTGTTTCGGCTTAATGTTTTCATTAGATCCGGTGACAACAATTCCAAAAGTTGTCACGAACTCCATAAAACGCAACATTTTAACTGGATCTGGCTGTTCATGAATTCGATAAATAGCAGGTAATTTTCTTCGGGTGAAATGTCCTGCCACTGTTTCATTTGCAGCTAACATAAAGGATTCAATCAAACGTTCTCCCACGCCCCGTTCAACGACATAAATGTCTAATGGATGACCTTCTTCATCCA
Coding sequences:
- a CDS encoding fructose-1,6-bisphosphatase; the protein is MIVQTDKYLRLLSKEYPTIADTVTEIINLEAIMNLPKATEHFISDLHGEYYAVQHVLRNGSGNVKEKIKEIFQGRLSSKEMNQLATIIYYPDKKIDLIVSSLETQEEIEEFFILTTTRITELCAFVVSKYTRSKVRKALPSDYAYIIEELLFKDTIMSNKEDYYDKIIKTVISLKRGKELIAAFAYVIQRLVVDHLHVVGDIYDRGPYPDRIIDTLMDGHELDIQWGNHDVLWMGAASGSAACMANVIRICARYDNLEIIEDAYGISLRSLMLFSEMNYLEDRYEPFMPKINPDSEEKIYPEEIRQIAKMNQAISIIQFKLEGEIIKRHPEFEMDDRLLLSKIDYAKGTIMLGGKEYPLTCDYFPTIDPKNPYKLTEEEEVVVQKLMDGFLNSERLHKHIQFLYSRGSMYLKYNENLLFHGCVPLNKDGSFMEMTINQKKYSGKALLDKYEDVLRKGYLNRKKENQEYLDYIWYQWEGKASSLFGKDKMTTFERLYISDKRTHIEEKNIYYKERDNVETCERILEEFGLDPSKGHIINGHTPVKEKRGENPLKADGKLIVIDGGFSKAYQDTTGLAGYTLLYNSFGMQLVSHQPFTSVHDALVNEIDIVSTRRIVDKELERKTVRETDVGIRLTQQVQDLQKLLAAYQEGHIVETVKKK
- a CDS encoding metallophosphoesterase family protein, yielding MFTKQRLTGAYKTARVEKFDKTTKYVFISDHHRGDGSMSDEFTRNRNIFQHAIDYYYKNGFTYVEAGDGDELWEYQDAKLIKNAHPEVFSTIKKFYDDDRFIMMYGNHNIYIKNKSYVEEHYYTNYDEYSETFFDFLKGIEPIEALVLKHPETGQEILTVHGHQGDAPNDQLWIFTMLSLKYFWRFLHAFGIRNPVSPVKNIYRRHKIEKNYSKWIEENKMMLICGHTHRFKFPKKDALPYFNLGCCVYPTIITAIELEGETIQLVRWKIKGNEEGVLNIVREIMRGPAHVSEFDMRREDYGIN
- a CDS encoding histidine phosphatase family protein, with protein sequence MAKGVTFYFMRHGETYLNQYNRMQGWSDAPLTNRGKRDVSRSGAGLSNVKFDAVYCSDLRRTFETAQIILKENEHKDTPNVKAMPEFREIFFGSFEGLDATETWSNLHQFLGYENGIDYSDSTSVMKELNGLRKMDPYNEAEDYLMFWLRVERGLIKLIDKHRDTGQNILIVSHGMTIRNMIHALIPDFQIDRHLDNASISVVSYYDGFYHLEKFNSIAHFAPDHTPGPDEEPETHKILPSDKDTDDEIPIKE
- a CDS encoding DUF2179 domain-containing protein; protein product: MDFSLIVKIFMISFVYVTLSTIRFMLTMKGYRILAPLLSMVEIVIYVTGLSIVMSSLDNPLNLAAYAIGYGVGIGLGIKIEDWLALGYTMVTVMTSDPTTSMTQKLREAGYGVTIVNAYGKDGERKMLHVLSTRKNERDLINKVLEVDEKAFIYSSDPKYIHGGFWSKRVRNR
- the smpB gene encoding SsrA-binding protein SmpB, encoding MPKGEGKVLAQNRQARYEYTILETFEAGMVLKGTEIKSIRGGKINIRDGYVTIHNGEAILQNVHISPFEKGNIFNHDPIRSRKLLLHKKQIQSLAGQTKTQGITIVPLKVYIKDGYAKVLIGVAKGKKKYDKRESLKQKDMKREVERALKNH